The DNA window CGCCGCTTCCATGCGAAGCGTATCTCTGGCTCCCAGTCCGCAGGGAATCAGCCCTTCTTCCGTCCCCGCTTCCAGCAGAAAGTTCCACATCTCTTCCCCCCGCCGGCTTTCCAGGTATAACTCCACTCCATCTTCGCCTGTATATCCAGTTTTGGAGACGATACAGGGAATTCCCGCCGCCTCCGCGTCGAATACGGCATGATAATATTTCTTGGGAATATTCTCCTCCGCGGTCAGTTTTCTAAGGATTTCCATAGCCTTTGGCCCCTGCAGCGCCAGCTGGGCATAGGAATCTGACACATCTGTAAAGGTCACCTCCCCAAATTGATGGTCTGACATCCACTGGAAATCCTTGTCTTTGTTGGCCGCGTTGACCACGATCAGATAGTGATCCTCGCATCGCTTGTACACGATCAGATCATCCACCGTTCCCCCCTGTTCATTGCACATGGGGCTGTACCTGGCCTGGCCGTCTGTCAGATTGGTAAAATCATTGGTCAAAAGCATCTGCAGGTTGGCCAGCGCATCCTTCCCTTCGCACAGCACTTCTCCCATGTGAGACACGTCAAACAGCCCTGCCGCCTGGCGCACCGCCATATGTTCTTTGATCACACCGGTCTGGTACTGTACCGGCAGGAGGTAGCCTCCAAAAGGCACCATCTTCCCGCCAGCTTTTACATGGGCTTCGTAAAGCGGGGTTTTTCGTTCCATACTAATTCCCTCCTGTCTGATTCTCTGCAAAAAATAAGGAGATATGGCCCTGCTCCGCCCGGATATGCATAAGCCTCCTATCTCCCTGTCCATCTCCAGAGTCTCGTCCGGATCCAATCCCTTTGCCTGAGAGTTTCGATGTGACTCTTGCCCCTTCGGCGTTACTGCGGGATAGCTGCAATAAACTCTCTTGGATCCATCATCCGATTCTTTGTTTTTTTCTATCATACACGCGCCATAATTGTCTGTCAATAATAGTTTTTAATTTAACATGTTTGACATTTATTGCCGGTTCATTCTATCTACTATTGCGGCCTTGTGCCGCCGGATCTATTGTTTGACAACAGCTTATGCAACCAAACATAACATTTTTGGCTTGCCATAGTTGGTAGAACTTTCAAAAAGCCGTGAGTATAATAAGTTTAGGAGGTGTGAAAAGTATGAAAACGCAGAAAAATAATATTGCCCGCAATTTAATCACCCTGCGGCAGTTTCACAAGTTTTCCCAGGAAGAGGTGGCAGAGCGGATCGGCGTTTCACGGCAGGCTGTCGCAAAATGGGAGGCCGGTCAGTCTCTGCCAGACATCCTAAATTGTGACGCGCTGGCAAAACTGTATGATGTGGAACTCGACGACCTGATCCATTACGACCAAAAGCCAAGCGGCGAGAGCATACCGCCTAAGGGCAAGCACATATTTGGAACCGTACGCGTAGGTGAACGCGGCCAGATCGTACTTCCCAAGCAGGCCAGAGATGTGTTCAAAATAAAGCCGGGAGACATGTTCGTTGTTTTAGGAGATGAAGATCCAGAACATCCGGGAATCGCGCTGATGAAAGAAGATTTTTTCCTGGGCATTGCGCGGCTGTTCAAAACTGCTTTGGATTGGGAAAAGTACAGCCTTAAAGGCTGTTCTCAACATGGCGTCTCCGGAAAGCGGCAGTGTCACCATGTTCCAAAAGAATTTCCGCCAGCATGAAAAGGAGTGTAAACAGCGAATAGGCGTTGTGTTTGGCGGGATTGACTTTTATCCGCTGAAGAAGCTGTCTGCCATCACGTCTGTTACTCGGAAATTTTACGCAAACTGGGACCAGACCCAGTATCAAAAATATATCAAGCGTTTTGCTTTGGATGAAAGCAAAAGATTCAAAGAACTTTCAAATGGAATGAAAGTAAAATACCTGCTTGCGCTGGCCTTGTCCCACCACGCCGAGTTATTGATCTTGGATGAACCGACTTCTGGTTTAGACCCGGTATCCCGCGAGGAACTGCTTCATATTTTCCGGCAAATTGTTAAAAATGAAAATTGTTCTATTCTGTTTTCCACGCATATCACTTCTGATTTGGACAGATGTGCAGATGATATTACCTATATTCAAAATGGACGGGTATTACAAAGCGCAGATAAAGATACGTTCCTGCGATCCTTTGAGCATTTGAAAACTCCGGACGACACAGGGCCGCTTACTTTAGAAGAAATAATGCTTCGCACAGAAAGGAGTGAATGGGATGATGACATTACTGTATAAAGAAATGAGGCTTGCAGCCCATCCAACCTCGATTGTTTTTGCCTTTTTGGGCTGCCTTGTCCTGGTGCCCGCTTATCCATACAGTGTTATTTTTATGTTTGGGTGTTTAGCGCCTTACCTTACTTTTTTGAACGCGCGGGAGACGAATGATGTCTGGTACACAGCTGTTTTGCCGGTGACAAAGCGGGAAATTGTTCTGGGAAAATGCCTGCTGGTTGTTTTCTTTCAGCTGTTCCAACTGCTTTTTTCTGTCCCGTTTGCGATTCTGCGAAATACTCTGGATATCGCCAATAACCCTGTCGGTTTAGACGCGACCGCCGCATGGTATGGTTTTGGGCTCCTTCTATACGCGATGTACGATCTGGTATTTCTAACGGCATTCTATAAAAACGGCTACAAGGCAGGAACAGCATTTGTTCTCGCGGCAATTCCCATGCTGCTTCTTATGGCAGCGTCAGAAGCCCCCGCCCATATTCCAGCGCTTGTTTGGATGGACTGTCCCTCTGGCATACCGGATTTCCGCAAAACACTTTGAAAAGGTTGATCTGTAAAGTCAATATATTCGCAAAAGCCCGCGGCGTTTGATCGTTTGACACACCTGCCGCTCTACAAAATCCCATTTCCGGCAGCATAGGCCGTTGACCAGGCGATCTGCAGATTAAAGCCTCCGGTAACTCCGTCCAGATCCAGTACTTCGCCCGCGAAATAAAGATCCTTCACCAGTTTTGATTCCATAGTCCCAGGATCGATCTCCTTTACATTCACGCCTCCCTTGGTGATGATCGCTTCCTCAAATCCCCGCAGCCGGGTCAATGTCAAAGGCAGCTTCTTGACCAGCGCCGCGAAATTCCTTCTCTCTTCTCTGGAGATTTCATGGACCTTTTTCTCCGGCGGGATCTGACTGAGGTCTATCATTACCGGTATCAGCTTGGCTGGGAAAAGCTTTCCCAGAGAATTTTTAAACTGCCTGTTTTTGTTTTCCTCAAAATCCCGCAGGATCCTTTGATCCAGCTGGTCCGCCGAAAGGGCGGGTTTCAGATCAATATAAAGCTGCAGCTTTTTCTTCGCGAGCCGTTCTCCAACATAGCTGCTGGCGCTTAACATCAGCGGGCCGCTGACTCCATAATGGGTAAAGAGCATCTCCCCGAATTCTTCATACAATTTCTTCTTTCCATCGCGGATTTCCGCCGTCACGTTGCGCAGGCTCAGCCCCTGGAGCTGTTTGGTCCAGGCTTCCTCCGTCTCCATGGGAACCAGGGATGGACGGCACTCTTTGACCGTGTGGCCCGTTTCTTTCGCGAAGCGGTAGCCGTCTCCGGTAGAACCTGTAGAAGGGTAGGAAATCCCACCAGTAGCAATGATACACGCATCTCCTTGCGCCTGTCTTCCGTCCGCCAGCAGAATTTTGCGGAACCGGCCATATTCCGCCTCTACCTTTCGGACCTCCTCCCTCAGAAATATCTGCACGCCGAGACGGTAGAGTTCCTGCTCCAAAGCCCGAATCACATCAGAAGAATGGTCGGATTTCGGGAATACTCTTCCTCCCCGCTCTATTTTTGTCTGAACACCCAGTTCTTCAAAAAAAGAAATGGCGTCCTGATTGGTAAAACCGTAGAAACTGCTGTAAAGAAATCTGGAATTAGTAACTACGGATTCAAACAGAACGTCAATGTCACAGGCATTCGTCAGATTACATCTGCCCTTGCCCGTAATGAACAATTTTTTCCCCAGCTTTTCGTTTTTTTCATAGAGACACACCTGATGGCCATTTCTGGCTGCCGCTGCCGCCGCCAGCATTCCGGCGGCGCCTCCTCCGATCACCAGTACTTTTTTCATGCGTTCGGCTCCTTTTCCTTTGGTTCCTGTCTTTCGTTTTCACCTTTTTGAGCGGAAGCCGGACCTGACAGTTCCACCTTATCTCCCACCAAATTCAGTTCATCCTTGCTGTAGACCTGATACTCGTCCCAAATCTGTTCTAAGGTTTCTAAGGTGGAGATCACTTCCTTCTGTTTCTTCATACACAGGGCCACCACAAGAGCGTTTACCACACTTAGCGGCGCTACCAGTGAATCCACGATAGAAGCCATGTCGCTTCTGGCGATCAGATTACAAGACGAATACAAAGTCATTGGCGAATGGACGCTGTCTGTCAAAGTGATCACCTTAGCTTTCCGATTGCTGGCGAATTCCAAGGCTTTCAGCGTCCGCATAGAATACCTTGGGAAACTGATCCCAATAATCACATCATCCTCACCGATACGGATCAATTGTTCAAAAATCTCGCTGGAACTATTTGTCGTTACAGCCGTTACATTTGGACAGATCAGGTTCAAATAAAAACTCAAGAAACTGGCCAGGGGCGCGCAGCTCCTGATCCCGATCACATAAATCCTATGGGCGTTCTGGATCGTATCTACCGCCATCTCAAAAGATTCATGATCAATGACCTCCATCGTCATTTTAATCTTTTCAATATCTGACTGCAGCACTGACGCAAGAATCTGTCCCTGACTGATACGTCCGTAAGTCACTTCCATCCGCTGGATCGAATTCAGCTTGGTGCGGACCAATTCCCCCAACGCCCTCTGGAATCCCGGATAGCCGTCATATCCTAAGGCCATAGCAAACCGGACCACCGTAGACTCGCTTACGCCTACTTCCTCACCCATTTTCGCCGCCGTTAAAAAGGCCGCCTTATCATAGTCCTTCTGAATAAAATCAGCCAGTTTCTTCTGGCCTTTACTGAACTTCTGATAGCCGTCCTCTATTTTCTGCAACAAATCATTTTTATTCCCCATATCTTTAACCTTCTCGATCGTTATCTTAACATCTGCTTAACATTGTTCTTATTATAAAGCTAACCAGCAAAATATTCAAGAGACGGATTCCGCAAAAAGGGACAGGGCTTTTTCAATTGGGGCCGGGGGCTTTTTAAAAAGCCCCCGGCCCCAATTGATTAAACCGGATAACTTCCATTCTCTGTATCTGCTATCGTCTGATCTACTTTTGTCTGCTGCGCCTCCCGGTATTTAAAGAATTCTACCGCCACCTGGGGGAACAGCGCGTATGTCAGTACATCCTCATCCTGCTGGCTCCACTGTTCCATCTCTTTCCTGAGGGTGTCCAATTCATCGGGGATCAGATCTGCCGGCCGGCAGGTGATCACTTCCGCGTCATCTCCCAGAACTTTCTTCTTGACTTCCTCATTAAATGGCTTTACAGTAGCTCCGTATTTTCCGGCCAGGATATCCTTGGTCTCTTTAGTAGCCATCTTATAACGCTCACCCATCAGCACATTGAAGACCGCCTGGGTCCCCACGATCTGGGAAGACGGTGTGACAAGAGGCGGCTCGCCCAAGTCTTTGCGGACTCTTGGCACTTCTTCCAGCACCTCGTAATATTTATCCTCCGCATTCTGCTCTTTCAGCTGAGAGGTCAGGTTGGAGAGCATGCCGCCCGGCACCTGATATAACAGCGTCTTAATATTCACACCCAAGTTCTTTGGATTAAGCAGTCCGCTCTCCAAAGCCTCATCCCGGATTGGCCGGAAGTAATCGGCAATTTCTGACAGCAGTTTCTGGTCAAATCCTGTATCATATGGAGTACCCCGGAAGGTTTCCACCATAACCTCCGTGGCTGGCTGTGATGTTCCCAGAGCAAATGGCGACATTGCGGTATCGATCACATCCACTCCTGCTTCCACTGCTTTCAGATAAGTCATGGACGCCACTCCCGAAGTATAATGGGTGTGAAGCTGGATCGGCAGATCCACCGCTTCTTTCAATGCCCCTACCAGTTCTGTGGCCGTATAAGGCAGCAGAAGTCCTGCCATATCTTTGATACAGATGGAATTCGCTCCCATATCCTCAATCCGCTTTGCGATATCCACCCAATATTCCAGCGTGTAGGCATCTCCCAGAGTATAGGAGAGAGCCACCTGAGCCTCCGCTTTCTCTTTATTTGCCGCCTTGACCGCCGTCTCAAGGTTTCTCAGATCGTTGAGGCAATCAAAGATCCGGATGATGTCAATTCCATTCGCGGCAGACTTCTGCACAAAATATTCAACCACATCATCCGCGTACGGCCGGTATCCCAAGATATTCTGTCCCCGGAACAGCATCTGAAGCTTGGTGTTCTTGAAGCCGTCCCTGAATTTCCGAAGACGATCCCATGGGTCTTCCTTCAAGAATCTGAGGGAAGCATCGAAGGTAGCGCCGCCCCAGCACTCTACAGAATGATACCCTACCTGGTCCATTTTATCTATAATCGGAAGCATCTGTTCTGTTGTCATCCTTGTCGCGATCAGAGACTGATGCGCATCCCGCAGAATCGTTTCTGTAATCTTAATTGGTTTCTTCTCAATTTCCGCCATGATTTCTTCCTCCCTAATTCTTCTACATCACTCCAAAAATCGCCATAAATGTTCCCGCGGCGACCGCTGTTCCGATCACGCCGGCCACATTGGGGCCCATGGCGTGCATCAGCAGGAAGTTCGTCGGATCCGCCTCCGCCCCAACCTTCTGCGAGACTCTGGCAGCCATAGGTACCGCCGATACACCTGCGGAACCGATCAATGGATTCACTTTTCCATGGGTAATGACGCACATCAGTTTCCCAAGAAGGACTCCGCCTGCCGTACCAAAAGCGAAGGCGACCAGACCCAGGATCACGATCTTAACGGTATCCATATTCAGGAACGCTTCCGCGCTTGTGGTAGCTCCTACCGATGTTCCAAGCAAAATGACTACAATATACATCAGCGCGTTGGAAGCGGTATCCACAAGCTGTCTTACCACTCCTGATTCCCGGAACAGATTTCCCAGCATCAACATTCCCACAAGGGGCGCCGTGGTAGGCAGGATCACGCAGACCACGATCGTTACGATGATCGGGAACAGAATCCGCTCCAGTTTGGACACTGGACGCAGCTGCTCCATCTTGATCTTTCGCTCCTTTTCTGTAGTCAGAAGTTTCATGATCGGCGGCTGGATGATCGGAACCAGCGACATATATGAATATGCCGCCACCGCGATCGGACCTAAGATTGCCGTCTGCTCCAATTTCCCCGCCAGGAAGATGGATGTAGGGCCGTCCGCCCCGCCAATGATGGAGATAGCCGCCGCCGCTTTATCGGAGAAGCCCATCCACATCGCGCCCAGATACGCCACGAAAATTCCAAGCTGAGCCGCCGCTCCCATCAAGAAACTCTTTGGATTCGCGATCAGCGGCCCAAAATCTGTCATCGCGCCTACCCCTAGGAAGATCAGCGACGGCAGGATCGACCACTCGTCAAGCAGATAGAAATAGTATAGCAATCCGCCTGTTCCGTTCTCCGCATCCTCAATATGCAGCATGATATCTGGATAAATGTTGACCAACAGCATACCAAAAGCAATGGGGACCAGAAGCAGCGGCTCAAATCCATGCCGGATTGCCAGATATAGGAAAAGACATGCTACCGCGATCATCACAAGGTTTCCCCACGTAAGACTGAAAAAGGCGGTCTGACGCACAAGATTTCCCAATGTTGTTACGATATATTCCATTTTTAGACCTCCAGTCGTGTTCATTTCAAAGGCAAAAGCCCTTGACAGGTTTCACATTAGTTCAAGGTAGCCAGGACAGCGCCTGCTTCTACCGCTTCACCTACAGCGACCTCAATGCTGGCCACTGTTCCGTCTTCCGGAGCCACGACTGGAATCTCCATTTTCATAGCCTCGATGACCACAACTGCGTCTCCTCTTTGTACTTTCGTACCTACGCCCGCTTCAATTTTAAATACTTTTCCAGCCGCTCCAGCCTTTACCTCGATCGCTCCAGCCGCCGCTTTTGCCGCCGGCTTTGGCGCCGGAGCCGCTTTCGGCGCTGCCGCCGCTTTTGGAGCCGGGGCCGCTCCAGCTCCTTTTTCCTCTACGGTTACATCATATACATTTCCATTGACTGTAATGGTATAATTTTTCATGTTCAGATCCTCCTACATTCTTTATGATTTCCATTTATTTGACGGACGGCGGCGAATGCTGCGCACCACAAATCCGTCAGCAGCGGTTCCTTCCGCGGCAGCAACAGCCGCAGAGATCACCGCGATCAATTCCATATCATCTGTCAGATCAACTTCCTCTGAAACTGCCTGTCCTAGTTCCTCGTTCCCTGTTTCCGCCTTCACTGGTTCTGCTTTCTTTCCCCGAAGCTTCTGCTCGATCACGGGAATGAATTTCAACAGCCAGATCACGATCGAAATAAAGATCAATACCACGAATACGGTACCCATTCCCAGCACAGTGTTCAGGCCGGCCTTCTCAAGGATCTCTCCCGTAGAATAGATTCCGCTCACCGTCATGCTGTCCAGATACAGGTTCTCGTCATAAATAAATTCCAAAGTGGCCTCCCGCTCTTCAAATCTCGCCGGAACAGTCACTGTAAGCTCGTCCGCGGTCGCTTCAAAGGTAAAATCCCCATGTTCAATATAATCCCCGCATTCATCTATGCCAGACTGCCAACTGTCCATAGCTCCCAGGAAACTCTCCGGGGTAAAAGGAAGTTCCGCGTTATACAGTTCCTGCTCCACAGCAAAATCTGTCCTGCTGTTCCACTCTTCGATCGTGTCCTCGTCCACCGAGTTACAGTACTCGATCAGGAATTCTGTAGCCTGCTGGATCGTTTCTTCATCATATTCCAATGTCTCGCTGTTGGAAGTACAACCGGCAAGGCCCAAAAACGCCGCAAGGACGACGATTAATACACTGATTCTCTTTTTCACTTCTGCCTCACCTCTCTAAACCGTTCCATGTTTTTTCGCGGGGCGGTCCTCCCGTTTTGTAAACAGCATCTCAAACGCGCCGATCACATATTTTCTCGTGTCCGCCGGCTGGATGATCGTGTCGACATAGCCTCTTCTGGCAGCAGACAGAGGACTTGCCTGGAGTTCCTCATACTGGGCGGCCATCTCCCGCTGTGTCTCGGCGTCTTCTTTGGCGTACATGATCTTGGCCGCCAGGGCCGGCTCCATCATGCCGATCTGAGCGGATGGCCAGGCATAGACCATATCCGCGCCAACAGATTTGCTGTTCATGACAACGTAAGCGTTGCCGTAGGCCTTCCCTGTGATCAGATTGACTTTTGGCACGGTGGCATCCGCAAACGCAGCCGCAAGACGGGCCGCCGCCCTTGCCAGGTGCTTTTCCTCATATTCCGCGGCCTTGAAACCGGACACATTTGTCAATGTCAGGACCGGGATGTTAAAAGCGTCACAGAAATTTACAAAATCCGCGGCCTTCTGGGCGCCGTCCGCAGATAGAGATCCATCGAACTCAGCCGCCACACTCGCTTCTTCGTCAAAGATCTTCCATCGGTTTGCCACCGCTCCTACCGTCATTCCATTTAAACGGATAAAACCAGTCACCATGTCTTTCGCAAATTCCTTTTTCGTTTCAAAGAAAATCCCGCTGTCAGAGATTTCCGCAAGAGCCACCGCTCCATCAGCCGCCGCTCCCTCCATATTCTCGCAGGCTCGGTTCAGATCATCGGTACACTCTTCATAAGAGACATCTTCCTCATTGTTGCACGGCAGCATACAGATCAAGGTCCTGATATTTCCCAGAATCTCTTCTTCCGTTCCTGTTCCATCTATCAATCCCGTATTCTCGCTTTGGAAACCAGCAGAAGAAGTATCACATTTCTCCACTGTATTTCCTAAAATCGCATTGGGGGAGTTTACAAAGATTTTGCCCTTGTCCTTCTCCATGAAAGTAAAATCTGTCAATGCCGGGATGAGAGAAAGACCTCCTCCGCAAGAACCAAAGACCGCTGTGATCTGTGGAATCACTCCGGAAGCCATCGCCTGCTTCCGATACAGACTTCCAAACGCTTCCAGCGCGTCAGTCGCCTCCTGGAGTCTTAAACCGGCGCAGTCCACAAGACCTATGACCGGCGCGCCCATTTTCATCGCCATATCATAGAGATTCGTGATCTTCTTGGCGTGCATCTCGCCCACCGCCCCGTTCAATACAGCGGCATCCTGGCTGTACACATAAACCAGATTGCCATCGATCACTCCATATCCCGTGATCACTCCATCAGACGGGGTTTTTTGTTCCTGCAGGTTGAAATCTGTGTTTCTGGCTGTCACCGCTCCACCGATTTCAACAAAGCTGCCTGCGTCAAGCAAAGTCATGATCCGACTGCAAGCCGCATGTTCTGTTGCCGTGTTGCCCATAGTAAACCCTCCATTTTCTCATATATTTTAGTTGGTTTTTACTGAAAACAATTGTGAGGCAAAGAAAAATTTCTGCCAATTATATTATACTCTCATTGATTTAATTTCGCAATATTGTTAATTAATTGGCAATATCACAATGGGGGTGTCGCAAAATCATCAAATTAGGTGATGGAGCGATACCCTCGCTCCATTTAAAGGAAAACGGAAGTGATTCCACTTTGTTCTGTGGATTACTTCCGTTTTTGAGCATACTTTAATAAAGCTGCTTAGTTTCTGTTTGATTAAGCAGATTCCTTCACTGGAAACAGATGGTTTCCGGTTCGGTCATTTTGTATTTTAGCGTGAAGTTTGTTGAGATTATAGCCCATACTCAATAAAAGAATCTCCAGTTTTACTTTGGTTTTTCCACGGAGTAAAAATCTTTGAAATTCATAGTCGTTTTTCAGGACTCCAAATGCTCCCTCCACCTGGATCGAACGGTTCATCCGGTATAGGATCCCGGTTTCGCTCAGGATGTTTTCATAGGATTCCTGTCGTTTCTCCAAAAAGCTTTTGGATACATACAGCCGTTTGTTCCCTTTTGCTTTTGTACATTTCTCTTTATAAGGACAGTCCGTACAATCTTCGCATTCGTAGACGGTGACTTCGGATTCATAGCCACTTTTACTTGTCTGCTTTTTCAGGAAAATCGGCCGCAGTTTCTTCCCGGCATGACACGTATAGGTATCTGTCCTTTCATCATAACCCATGTTCTCACGTTTACTGATATCCTTTTTAAAACTCCTCTTTTTCCATTTCTCATACGTTTGCGGTTTGATATAGGGCTTTTGTTTCTGGTCTCTCAGATAGCTGTATCCTTCTTCACTTTCATATCCTGAATCTGCCGTCACGCTTGGATAACGGAATCCCAGTTTTTCTTCCATTCTCTTTAAAAAAGGGACCAGCGTCCATACATCATTCCGATCCTGAAAAATATCTGTCGCGACAATATATTCGCTGTCCACTGCGATCTGTACGTTATATCCCGGCTTCAACTGGGCATTCCGCATATGGTCATCCTTCATATGCATGAATGTGGCGTCCGGATCCGTCTTACAATAATTATTCCGTCCCCGGAAGCTGGCTGTATGCCAGTCGTAGATGGTCTGCCGTTCCAGAAAACGTTGGAACAGTTCCAGATATTTCTGGTTCCGGCTTTTCTGTTTCCCTCTTCCATGGACAAAAACGGTATGCTGTTCTTTACAGCTCTGTTCCAGAAACCGACAGATCTTCTGAAGATCCTGTGTTCTTGTTCCTTCCGTTACAGAAAAACTCTGTAGATACTCCTGGTTCAGAAGAGCTACGGCTTCCTGTACTTTCTGGAACATTTTTGTTTCCCATTTCCCTACGGATTTTTTCCAGACAAAGGTATATTTGTTTGCGCATGCCTCCAGCTTTGTCCCATCAATAAAAACGGTTTCCTTCGACAGCTCGCCCGCATTTTTCAGTCTCTTTACCATTTGATAGAAGAGATCTTCACAGGCATCCGCCAGGAATCCGGTACGGAAACGTGCGATCGTGCTGTGGTCAGGTGCTTTCTGCCCGGCGAGCAGCCACATAAAGTTGATATCTCGTCTGCATGCGGTTTCAATTTTTCTGGATGAATAAATGTTCTGGGAATACGCATAGGTCAGGATCTTGAACATGGTCTTAGGATCCACTGCCGGATTTCTGCCTTTGGCAGAGTAAGCCTGATACAGCAAGCTGTAATCCAATCCCTCCAATTCGTGGCTCAGCAGTCGGACAGAATCATCATCAGGAACCAAACCTTCCAAATTTAATGGCAAAACCAGTTGATAAGGTTCGCCGAATTCGGTATAATTTTTATGGTATTTTTGGTTAGTAGGCATATCTAATTATACCATGGATTATGGACTCTTCGGGGTCCGTTTTCTGTTTTTGGATATGAAAAAGGAGCGTTGCTCCATAGATGATTACTCATCTATTTTGCAACGCCCCCATTGCTTATTTCTGATTCCGGAACTGCATTGGAGTCATTTGATACGCCTTTTTGAAAAGTCTGTTAAAATGTTCTACATTTTGGTATCCCACGGTCAGCGCGATGTTTTCTACCGTCATATTACTGCTTTTCAGCAGCGCTCTTGCTTTTTTCATCCGGATCTTCTTTACAAATTCTCCAAAGGTCATTCCTGATTTCTCTTTGATATATTTAGAAAGATACGGCTTTGAAAGATAAAATTTCTTCGCCAGGTCATCCAAGGT is part of the Lachnospiraceae bacterium KGMB03038 genome and encodes:
- the gcvT gene encoding glycine cleavage system aminomethyltransferase GcvT, with the protein product MERKTPLYEAHVKAGGKMVPFGGYLLPVQYQTGVIKEHMAVRQAAGLFDVSHMGEVLCEGKDALANLQMLLTNDFTNLTDGQARYSPMCNEQGGTVDDLIVYKRCEDHYLIVVNAANKDKDFQWMSDHQFGEVTFTDVSDSYAQLALQGPKAMEILRKLTAEENIPKKYYHAVFDAEAAGIPCIVSKTGYTGEDGVELYLESRRGEEMWNFLLEAGTEEGLIPCGLGARDTLRMEAAMPLYGHEMDEEVTPLETGLGFAVKMSKEDFIGRKALKEMGEPRRKRVGLKVTGRGIIREDQPVYLDGKPIGRTTSGTHCPYLGYPAAMALVDASYGEEGDLVSVEVRGRMVEAQIVPLPFYKRSR
- a CDS encoding NAD(P)/FAD-dependent oxidoreductase, coding for MKKVLVIGGGAAGMLAAAAAARNGHQVCLYEKNEKLGKKLFITGKGRCNLTNACDIDVLFESVVTNSRFLYSSFYGFTNQDAISFFEELGVQTKIERGGRVFPKSDHSSDVIRALEQELYRLGVQIFLREEVRKVEAEYGRFRKILLADGRQAQGDACIIATGGISYPSTGSTGDGYRFAKETGHTVKECRPSLVPMETEEAWTKQLQGLSLRNVTAEIRDGKKKLYEEFGEMLFTHYGVSGPLMLSASSYVGERLAKKKLQLYIDLKPALSADQLDQRILRDFEENKNRQFKNSLGKLFPAKLIPVMIDLSQIPPEKKVHEISREERRNFAALVKKLPLTLTRLRGFEEAIITKGGVNVKEIDPGTMESKLVKDLYFAGEVLDLDGVTGGFNLQIAWSTAYAAGNGIL
- a CDS encoding MurR/RpiR family transcriptional regulator, with the translated sequence MGNKNDLLQKIEDGYQKFSKGQKKLADFIQKDYDKAAFLTAAKMGEEVGVSESTVVRFAMALGYDGYPGFQRALGELVRTKLNSIQRMEVTYGRISQGQILASVLQSDIEKIKMTMEVIDHESFEMAVDTIQNAHRIYVIGIRSCAPLASFLSFYLNLICPNVTAVTTNSSSEIFEQLIRIGEDDVIIGISFPRYSMRTLKALEFASNRKAKVITLTDSVHSPMTLYSSCNLIARSDMASIVDSLVAPLSVVNALVVALCMKKQKEVISTLETLEQIWDEYQVYSKDELNLVGDKVELSGPASAQKGENERQEPKEKEPNA
- a CDS encoding oxaloacetate decarboxylase subunit alpha — protein: MAEIEKKPIKITETILRDAHQSLIATRMTTEQMLPIIDKMDQVGYHSVECWGGATFDASLRFLKEDPWDRLRKFRDGFKNTKLQMLFRGQNILGYRPYADDVVEYFVQKSAANGIDIIRIFDCLNDLRNLETAVKAANKEKAEAQVALSYTLGDAYTLEYWVDIAKRIEDMGANSICIKDMAGLLLPYTATELVGALKEAVDLPIQLHTHYTSGVASMTYLKAVEAGVDVIDTAMSPFALGTSQPATEVMVETFRGTPYDTGFDQKLLSEIADYFRPIRDEALESGLLNPKNLGVNIKTLLYQVPGGMLSNLTSQLKEQNAEDKYYEVLEEVPRVRKDLGEPPLVTPSSQIVGTQAVFNVLMGERYKMATKETKDILAGKYGATVKPFNEEVKKKVLGDDAEVITCRPADLIPDELDTLRKEMEQWSQQDEDVLTYALFPQVAVEFFKYREAQQTKVDQTIADTENGSYPV
- a CDS encoding sodium ion-translocating decarboxylase subunit beta; translated protein: MEYIVTTLGNLVRQTAFFSLTWGNLVMIAVACLFLYLAIRHGFEPLLLVPIAFGMLLVNIYPDIMLHIEDAENGTGGLLYYFYLLDEWSILPSLIFLGVGAMTDFGPLIANPKSFLMGAAAQLGIFVAYLGAMWMGFSDKAAAAISIIGGADGPTSIFLAGKLEQTAILGPIAVAAYSYMSLVPIIQPPIMKLLTTEKERKIKMEQLRPVSKLERILFPIIVTIVVCVILPTTAPLVGMLMLGNLFRESGVVRQLVDTASNALMYIVVILLGTSVGATTSAEAFLNMDTVKIVILGLVAFAFGTAGGVLLGKLMCVITHGKVNPLIGSAGVSAVPMAARVSQKVGAEADPTNFLLMHAMGPNVAGVIGTAVAAGTFMAIFGVM
- a CDS encoding acetyl-CoA carboxylase biotin carboxyl carrier protein subunit; translated protein: MKNYTITVNGNVYDVTVEEKGAGAAPAPKAAAAPKAAPAPKPAAKAAAGAIEVKAGAAGKVFKIEAGVGTKVQRGDAVVVIEAMKMEIPVVAPEDGTVASIEVAVGEAVEAGAVLATLN
- a CDS encoding DUF3887 domain-containing protein, with translation MKKRISVLIVVLAAFLGLAGCTSNSETLEYDEETIQQATEFLIEYCNSVDEDTIEEWNSRTDFAVEQELYNAELPFTPESFLGAMDSWQSGIDECGDYIEHGDFTFEATADELTVTVPARFEEREATLEFIYDENLYLDSMTVSGIYSTGEILEKAGLNTVLGMGTVFVVLIFISIVIWLLKFIPVIEQKLRGKKAEPVKAETGNEELGQAVSEEVDLTDDMELIAVISAAVAAAEGTAADGFVVRSIRRRPSNKWKS
- a CDS encoding carboxyl transferase; translation: MGNTATEHAACSRIMTLLDAGSFVEIGGAVTARNTDFNLQEQKTPSDGVITGYGVIDGNLVYVYSQDAAVLNGAVGEMHAKKITNLYDMAMKMGAPVIGLVDCAGLRLQEATDALEAFGSLYRKQAMASGVIPQITAVFGSCGGGLSLIPALTDFTFMEKDKGKIFVNSPNAILGNTVEKCDTSSAGFQSENTGLIDGTGTEEEILGNIRTLICMLPCNNEEDVSYEECTDDLNRACENMEGAAADGAVALAEISDSGIFFETKKEFAKDMVTGFIRLNGMTVGAVANRWKIFDEEASVAAEFDGSLSADGAQKAADFVNFCDAFNIPVLTLTNVSGFKAAEYEEKHLARAAARLAAAFADATVPKVNLITGKAYGNAYVVMNSKSVGADMVYAWPSAQIGMMEPALAAKIMYAKEDAETQREMAAQYEELQASPLSAARRGYVDTIIQPADTRKYVIGAFEMLFTKREDRPAKKHGTV